From Syntrophobacterales bacterium:
CCGATCTGCTATGAAGCGAGCGTATGAAAGCAAGGCCAATCGCCATCCCTTCAGAAGCGGTATGCATGGAAATAATTTCTGAGGTGGGGATGCTGGAAAACATGATCGCTCACTCTTTGCAGGTGCAACGGGTTTCTTTGTTTATCGCGGATAATCTTCTGAAAAGCGGTCTGAACAGGGAACTGCTCGGCGCGGCAGCGCTCCTTCATGACATAACGAAGACAAGAAGTTTGCAGACAAAAGAGGATCACGCCAGAACCGGGGAACTGCTGATTGCCGAAAAGGGGTACCCCGAGGTTGGCCGGATAATCGGCCAGCACGTTTTTCTCGAAAGCTATTTTCTCTCAGTGAACCCAACCGAGGCGGAAGTGGTCAATTACGCCGACAAACGCGTGCTCCATGACAGGGTTGCCTCGCTTGCGGAGCGGATGGACTATATCATGGAGAGGTACGGCGGGACGTCGGAGCGCAGGGAGTTGCTAAGCAGACTTTGGCGGAGGTCAGTGGAGCTGGAAAAGCACCTCTTTGCAATGTTGCCGTTTGCGCCGGAAGAGCTGCCGGGGTTATTGGAGCAGCGATTTGCCTTCTCCCCGGATGATTTGCAGAGCCCCGCCGTCTCCGGGGCGGTTGGAAGAGAATGAAGATGCCGGAAAATCGTATTGTTTATCTGGATGGCGCCTTTGTTGCGATGGGCGAGGCAAAGCTCCCCATCCTTAGTCACAGTGTGGGGAGGGGCTCGGCGATTTTCGATGTGCTTGCCTTCGGCGAAACGACGAAGGGCCGGGCGATTTTTCGCTTGGACGAGCATGTTGCCCGCTTTCTGCGCTCGGCTTTAGCGCTGGAGATGACGCTTCCCCTTTCCGTGGCAGAGTTGCACGAGGCGATCAAAGAAACGGTTCGCCGCAACACGCTGCAGGTGGGGGCGATAAAAATAATCGGTTTTTATCCGGAGCCCTCGTTTTCGCTTCTGCCCCCGCAAAAGCCGCTGCATCTGGCAATTTTTGTTTTGGATCCCGACGGCGATTTTGGAGAAAAGCCTCTGGCGGAAAATGAATGCGTGACCGCCTTTGTCTCCCGCTGGCGGCGGCTTGATCCGCGCACCGTGCCGATTGAGGCGAAGGCGGCAGCCAACTATCTCAACGGCCTCGTTGCCCGAACGGAAGCCAAAAATCTCGGGTTCGCTTACGCGATTATGCTCGATTTGGAGGGAAACATCGCGGAGGGCGGCACGGAGTCGATCTTCCTGGTGCGCGAAGGGCGTCTGCTCACCCCCAATATCGGTCACATTCTCCAGGGCATAACCCGCAAGTCAATCCTGGCGGCGGCGAAGGCGATGGGCATCGAGACCTTTGCCGGCGCCCTGCAAGAGGGCTTGCTGAACGAAGCCGATGAGATTTTCTTCTCCGGAACGGTTCACCGGGTTCTGCCCGTAAGCCGGGTGGGAGAGCGCCTCCTTCCGTCAGCGCCCGGACCGATTACGCGCATGCTTGCCGCAAGGATGCAGGCGATAGCGTCGGGCCGCGATCCAAGCTTCCAGGACTGGCTTTTCCCCGTTTGAACGTCTTATCAAAATATTGCCAAGGAGCGGCTTACCTCTTTATGCAGGGTGATCTATCCCTTCGTCTTTAACTCCCTGCCGCGCCAGATCATGTAAATGGCGGGGTAGATCACCAGTTCAAAAATGGTGGAGGTGACCACGCCGCCGACCATCGGCGCGGCGATCCGTTTCATCACATCGGCGCCTGTGCCGTGGCTGAACATGATGGGGACCAGGCCGGCCAGGATGACGCTGACCGTCATCATCTTGGGCCGGATCCGCTTGACGGCGCCGAACATGACCGATTCCTTGAGATCCTGCAGGCTATTCAATTTTCCTTCCTTGCGCCACTTCTCATGGGCAAGGTCGAGGTAGAGGAGCATGACGACGCCCGTTTCCGCATCCAGCCCCGCAAAGGCGATGATGCCGACCCAGACGGCGATACTCATGTTGTAACCGAGCAGATAGAGGAGCCAGAACGAACCTATATGGCGGAAAAAAATGAGGTGAGCTGTTAAGGCGCTGGCAGCCCGCAAAACACACTTCCCGAATGCAGCGTCTCCCTTGAAAAGCGGGGGTTATTCCCGCAAACAATTCATACGGCGTCATTGTGGATTAGTTGCCAATGAGTTTCTCAACGGAGAGTGGAGAATGCCGCCCTTGGTGCAAAAATGTATCGCTTTGCCGGCGCTGCAAGCACGTTGGGTAAATCCATTATAAATCGCTATGTTAGCTGTTTGCAGCTTGTCTTGTCGGCCGTTCGCCTCGCAATTTTTGGAGGACCTTCTGGATTAAAAGTATAAATATGTATCAATAATCACCTTCCACACGGGTGTTTTTTTAAAATATCTCATATAATCATATATTTAAATTTTGGCATGCTATTCGCTTGAAAAACAGAGGCCCGGTCAACCGATTGAGCCGTTTTGTAATATTGGGGGTTATTTCCATACAAGGAGAAGTTTATATGCAACACACTGAAAATGCGCTTTATTCGTTCGGAGAAAATGTTTTTAACGACAAGGTTATGCGGGAGCGCCTGCCGGAAGCCGCTTATAAAAAGTTGATGGCGACGATCAACGAAGGCAAACCCTTAGATGGAACCATTGCCGATTCCGTGGCCAATGCGATGAAGGATTGGGCAATGGAAAAGGGGGCAACCCATTTTACCCACTGGTTTCAGCCGTTAACCGGCATTACCGCCGAAAAGCATGAAGCCTTTTTAAAGCCGTTGGGATTCGGCAAGGCGATTTTCGAGTTCAGCGGGAAAGAGCTCAACCAGGGCGAACCGGATGCCTCCTCGTTTCCTTCCGGAGGTCTGCGGGCAACCTTTGAGGCCCGAGGTTATACGGCCTGGGATTGCACCTCGCCCGCGTTTTTACGCGACGACGGCGACGGTCTGACGCTCTGTATCCCGACTGCCTTCTATTCCTATACCGGCGAGGCGCCGGCCCAGTATGAACTTGCAGTGATTTATGAAAGCACCAATATTGCTGCGGATCACAATCAATTGGTCATGGACACCATGAAAAGGGTTGCCCTGCGCCACGATTTGGTCTGTTTGCTGCACGAAAAGCCCTACGCGGGGATCAATGGTTCCGGGAAACACAACAACTGGTCGCTGAGCTCCAACGATGGCCAGAA
This genomic window contains:
- a CDS encoding efflux RND transporter permease subunit encodes the protein MSIAVWVGIIAFAGLDAETGVVMLLYLDLAHEKWRKEGKLNSLQDLKESVMFGAVKRIRPKMMTVSVILAGLVPIMFSHGTGADVMKRIAAPMVGGVVTSTIFELVIYPAIYMIWRGRELKTKG
- a CDS encoding HDIG domain-containing protein, which produces MEIISEVGMLENMIAHSLQVQRVSLFIADNLLKSGLNRELLGAAALLHDITKTRSLQTKEDHARTGELLIAEKGYPEVGRIIGQHVFLESYFLSVNPTEAEVVNYADKRVLHDRVASLAERMDYIMERYGGTSERRELLSRLWRRSVELEKHLFAMLPFAPEELPGLLEQRFAFSPDDLQSPAVSGAVGRE
- a CDS encoding aminotransferase class IV, with translation MPENRIVYLDGAFVAMGEAKLPILSHSVGRGSAIFDVLAFGETTKGRAIFRLDEHVARFLRSALALEMTLPLSVAELHEAIKETVRRNTLQVGAIKIIGFYPEPSFSLLPPQKPLHLAIFVLDPDGDFGEKPLAENECVTAFVSRWRRLDPRTVPIEAKAAANYLNGLVARTEAKNLGFAYAIMLDLEGNIAEGGTESIFLVREGRLLTPNIGHILQGITRKSILAAAKAMGIETFAGALQEGLLNEADEIFFSGTVHRVLPVSRVGERLLPSAPGPITRMLAARMQAIASGRDPSFQDWLFPV
- a CDS encoding glutamine synthetase III; translated protein: MQHTENALYSFGENVFNDKVMRERLPEAAYKKLMATINEGKPLDGTIADSVANAMKDWAMEKGATHFTHWFQPLTGITAEKHEAFLKPLGFGKAIFEFSGKELNQGEPDASSFPSGGLRATFEARGYTAWDCTSPAFLRDDGDGLTLCIPTAFYSYTGEAPAQYELAVIYESTNIAADHNQLVMDTMKRVALRHDLVCLLHEKPYAGINGSGKHNNWSLSSNDGQNLLEPGKTPCENLQFLIFLMAVLAALDRYSPILRATAARAGNDHRLGANEAPPAIISVFLGDQITEILTGIEKGVFQPAKAIGELDMNVATLPKFPKDTTDRNRTSPFAFTGNKFEFRMVASSQSVSGPNVALNTIVATTRVPPIVLTLSSAF